The DNA region ggaaaaaaaagaacatgaatCAGTGATTAGCTAAACCAGTCTACAGAAAACAAATCCAACTCAGTGTTGTgtctagaaaagaaaaaaacaaatttataagtaaataagAAACAGAGCCAAGAAGATCAAAAAGACAAGACATAAAACAAATCTGGTTAAAATAGTTAGAAGGAAGAGTCTTGGATGTCAAGTAACAGATGAAAGAAACATCAACAAAtcagaacacaagaacaagaaTCAAAACCAATCTGGTTCATTTcccagaaagaaaaaaaaatactcagaTAAACATAAAAATCTGGTGGAAACAGAGGAACAAACATACCAAACATGAATCTTCAATCTGCATCTGATAAAAGTAGGCAGAACAACGATGAGTCTGGTCATAAACCAACAGAGGTGGTGGTCAAAAGAAGAGCATCACACATTAGCTATAATGATATACTTCTCTTTGagatgatgtttctacaaattTTCATGACAAAGTCTCTCTCGATCCCAACAAATCAGAGAGGAGAAGCTTTTGGCTATGGCTGATTCCAcctattgagaaaaaaaaaattgaagagaaaaaaaataaaatatttagtgaaGAGAAGAAAGGAGAAGTTATTCTGAAGTCAAAATAAAGCCAAGGCTTGCGAGGATGCAAGTACACACAAAGAGATTTGTTTTTCTATTACTTCtaagtaaatattattttagttataaagaTTCTGTTCTTGTTTTACTTAAAatactcttttattttattttattcttttcaaATGATTTTAGATTTTGCATTAGCGACGGTATTATTAGGcgacatttttattattagaaCACAAAAAGCCAATTAGGATACTCATATTCATAGTTTCTTTTACATCATTATGGTCGTCAAATCTCTAGGATGTGACTACAAGAAAATCATTACGGTGTCTTTTTATGCAAAATGCAATGTAAGTTTTCAAATTATCAAATGATTTGATCACTgctgaacaaaacaaaaagatttggTTAGAGTtttcaaatttctaattttGTAGATGATAGTGTTTTCTTGTCTTTTGTCGTCGAGTGATGATAATGAATGAATATGTGATGCATAATAAACAGCTATTGACGTATTGGATCGGTCGAAGTATGAATGGTGATGCTAATCGAGAGGTCCATTTTTCACCGACATTTATTAAACACGTCTTTACTTCAAAGCTCTCCTTTTCATTTTGCCTTTCTCATGAACTACACAAGCGTGATAGAGGGTTAACCAATTAGCAagctattttcttttctttaacgAATGTGCAAGTTATTATTAGTATTAagtaaagatgaaaagaaatATGCAATTTTGGGTGAATTAACTTAGCTGGTAAGAACTTTAAAGTATTTGGCAATATTGTAAGCATATGAAATTCTCAAATTTCTAAGTtagattttaattatataaatttaactttCAGTTATCGATTAgttggtttgattttttttttctattttaaaaaatagatttggaagacaaaatacaaaatagtttgtattttaatttttaaatatcataaCTGCTATAAAAATTGCATACACAGACTTAAAGAGAATTATAACTTTAAACTCAAAGTAACTGctatacaatttattttttgccatttcatatcaataatattttagatttttattaataaaataataacagatacatttttgaattttatctgTTTTGAAGTTTTCAACCAGTAcaaccaaataaaataatggGCTTCTTTgctaaataacaaaaaaaatattagattttggTAGAGacattagagagagagagataggaagaaaAGGTACGAGAGATGGTAGGTTTTTGGTTAGTTAACgaattatagtttttttgttattagatctaatttctctaaaataatacTCCATCCGTTTTTTAATATAAGTCGTTTTAGAGAAGTTCATTTATTCCGAATTATAAGTCGTTTTCggttttttatgtaaaatttatttacacttAATGCAGTataaccaatgataaaatatcttctatttttgtattggttgaattgtaattagataaataattaacgatatttttgtttagaaaatctaaaaaattaatgattttcttaatttatgtcTATAGTTCTAAAAcgatttataataaaaaacggagggagtattaataaaaaattaaaccaattattttataatattagtggaaattttttaaacaataactATACGGagaaaatcatttatatttccACATCTTGTACCATTGTTTGTTGTTACAGTTATCAACTAGTATAGTAATAAAAGATACTGTTACTGTTACTTAAAGCAAAGAATAAACCAAATGTTTGAAACTGTATTGGAGGGAGAGTTGAGGGTTTGCCGACTTCGACGGCCGACACGCGCCGACCATACATGTATGTGTCGGCTATTTAGATCTACATTTAAATATCCCCTAAACTACAAACCTCTCTCAATGTTCTTGAATCACCTCTattaatttcagttttataattatttacacATTATTCGTTGTCGACCATGTTCgcttttaattattattattttaaaaatatgccacaatttttatgattataaattattatttcaatttggcatatattccaaaataatatagagaACTCAAAAAGCTAAAATTGTcgtttctttatttatattttcctaaAGAAAGTTGAATCATCACgtataaaaaacagaaaattactcaagttgataaaaaaagagaattgGTAAAATAGAACACTCTTTTATTTATCTCATTAGGATTTTTAATCTTTAGACtacttttgaatatattttacccttttgtagtcaaaaaataatattataagttttaaaattttcaaaaatatgaaaactattagTAACATAAGTAAGAgtgtacatatattttattaaattatgtaactatattttattttatgtcatATCTAAACATAGAATACTCATTCTTGTAATCTATTTAGTTTAGAACTCAGATATAAAATACACTACAATGATTTAACTTAGATATATAtacaacattttcttatttattctaTCCTACTagaatttgttttctttcattATAGCAAGATAACAATGGTCTACATCAACCTCCGAAAGATGTTGAAAAGTTTACTCTATGCCTAACATAGCTTATTTGTGTTcgataatatttttaactataaatttagGGTTTGcttgatgaaaaatatatactcAACCTATTAATCATCGTTTTAGCCTAAGTAATTTATGTATTCCACCTAAAGAACGAAAAAATGAAAGTTATCATTTTATCTTCCGATCTGCTTTATTATTCTTGTAGGTTAAGATGTTGGGACATCAGAGGAAATATATGAGAATAATGCAAGCAATAGGTATCAGTTCCAACCTTTCAGGGCCTTTAGGTCTAAGTTAGGACATCTCTAACTGCACTCTATAATTTACTTCAAATTAAGAAATGGAGTTGAAAATAGAGTAGAAAATGGAGTCagtaatacttttattttttggtcatcactccattttccactccattttTAACTTCATTTCTTAATTTGAAGTAAATTATGGAATGAGGTTGGATATGCTCTTATACTGGACTGTGAATAGCTCTTTTTCCAAATTAAAGTCAAACAATCCTGATAGCAAACAGATAATTCACGTTGGTAACACTTGACACTTTCTTTCAAATCCTGGAGTgcgtttctttttttaaacCAGAACATTCTTATTTCTTGTTATTCAAGGAGAGAAAAGCTGGAGACCAAGAagagagaaataaagaaagtgAATTGGATCAGATTAACTATACATATGACTCTCGTGTCTGCTTCTTTAAAAAGAagatttgatgataagttttgTTTGAGAAGAAACATAGGAAACATAGGTAGGTAACCGTTGAAGGATTAAATAAGACAAGTGTTTgatctacaaacttctaaaaattATTCAATTCGATAATCAAATCATCGTTAGTCAATGGCTTGTACCTTTGAAAAGTTTCACATAATTAAAAGAAGGAATCGAAATTACATCTCTCTTAATATTACTAAGAGTATCATTATCGCAGTCTTCTAAGACTGTCTCTTAGTGTAAAagagaattaaaataaataaaaaacatgtaATAAGTGAAGAAACGTGTCTTAAACTGGAACAATATGAGACGGTCTCTTAAAGACACGTGTCAAGACTTAGCGTTTCCTACTTCCTCTTCAATCGTCTTCCTCTTCGATTTCCACCGGAGAGACTTCTTTTCTCCGCATCTCTTTGCCTCCTCCTGTTTTATTAACCATCTCTTTCTTTCAATGACTTTCCTCTTATCAAGAACATTTGTTTCTCTCACACTCAGACCTTATTCTTCCTCGATTTCCATGGAGAATCTCACCACAAACGCCAAGTCTCGCCTGCGAGGCGTCGTATTCGACATGGACGGAACTCTTACGGTTCGGATCATCGATTTTGCGGTAATTTACAGGTCTGTCTTAGGTGAAGACGAGTACAAGCGAATCAAGGCGGAGAGCCCTACCGGAATCGATATTCTTCACCACATCGAGTCGGAGCGCCGATAAACAGCAGAAGGCGTATGAAACCATCGCTGACTACGAGAAACAGGGAATCGATAAGCTCCAAATCATGTCCGGTACGGTTTACTCCTTGATTCTTGAGTTTGGTTAAAGATTAAGACTTGGTAGTGTTACAGTTGATAAAGATTGGAACTTCgaagaaaaaaacttttttttttggatcttGATGTGTTACAAGACTTTATGGTCTATGGAGTATTGAGTAGTTTGAAATTTCGTTGTCTTTCATATGTTAATGAAAGTAGTTTTCCTTTGGTCTGAGTGCTAGTACTGTGTTTATTTGGTGGTTAGAGGTTTGATTCTCTTCAAATATGGTGAAAACTATGTTCCAGGTGCTGAGTAGCTATGTGGCTTTCTTGATTCCAAGAAGATAAAATATGCTTTcagataatttttcttttatgttaagGATGCAATAAAACTCACGGGTAAGAAGATAAGCTACTGGTTGTTTCATTTTATGTAGGTGGGGGCTGATCACACGAAATGTTAAGAAGGCGATCGACATCTTCCACCAACGTTTTGACGTAAGTATTTTGATAACTTTAAGTGACAAAAGAATTATTAGAAACTGTGAAAGAAAcatagtttttgttttgaattcaTTCATGAATGATTCTTGAATTGTTTGTTGCAGCTTGAGCAGCAGATCGTCCAAGCTGATTTGGACAACAGTTCTTCAAAAGTTACAGAAGCTCTCTGTTTCCGGATAGTGAAGGTGTTGGAGTTCGTtgcaaagaaagaaagtctGCAACTCCCCCACGGTTTTACAGCATTTCAAGTACTCTTAGGTAACATCCGAGAAGCATTACAAGTTATCTGTCTCTGTGTTCCATGATCTATGATTCTGTTTATTTGTTTCTTGATTTCGTGATGCTGGTTCCTGTTTTTAAGCAATCGAATGATGAGTTTTTGATTGATTGGTTGATGAATGTGTTTAAGCCTTTAAATCAGAAGAAAtgttaactttagttttttaaaaaattttaagaaCCCCTAATAGGAGACTCCCATTGGAGCACAAAAATAGCAGGATCTCTTAGTGCTGTCTCCTAATTCACTTTTACCactaaaaagtattaaaaaaaaattaagaacctCTAAATGGGTCTTTAGGATAATGGTGCTCTAAGTACTAActaatagtagtagtatattAATGGGATGTGCAGTAGAAGCTGAAAatccttttattttttggcAAGTCGTCCCTACGTGTgaattttctttaattatatttgttagttagtTTAGTTGAGAGTCTCCTCTACGAAATTTACTTATGAGACGTATCAAATAAGTCACTATAAAGTAGGGGTGGGGACTTTATCCGATATCCAAAGTggtacccgaacccgacccgaaaaatccaaaccgaaatccgaaccgaaatagtAAAATACCTGAACAgatattaagttaggagagattggatatccgaacccgaacagataatacccgaacccgaatggatatccgaatataaccgaacatatgtatacttactcttatttttctagtttacatctctcattttatttaaaatatttatattgatgttacacatactttaagatcatatagtatatatataattatgaaaaaaaaattgatattcatttaaaatacatgtattaacaaaagttacatccaaagtttaaaaacaatagccaaattaatatttttatttttgaaatgttatctccaaatatattaatcattcaatctataaaaaatagaaaaatcagttaagtaaaatctatatttttaaatacaagaaattttaaaaaattgaaaattttatttttatttcttctaaaatctaaatatccgaacccgatccgaaataaccgaacccgaactaaaatacccgaacccgacccgaagtacagaaatacccgaactggttctatatccctataccaaaatacccgaaaatccgaaatacccgatccgaacccaaACGGGTACCCGAACACCCACCCCTAAAAGTATAATTGTCCACGAGTAACGACTTTAGATTATCAGAGCATCCTTAACGCAGGAAGCTAAAAAAGAGGTgcttaagtttttattttttttaaatatttttttttctgtgtgatttaaaaaaaaaaaaaaaaaattggaaaggACCAATCGCAGACCACCACGCGTCGGTGGGGCCCGCGGAAACACCAAACAACGCTGCTTATACAAGCAACAAATCATGTGTGGCTTGTGTTTTCTATGGGACCCActcatttatttaatatttttgttccaAGCGTTCTCTCTAAACAACTGCCGTTATTGATGCTCTCAGATCTCGTCAaagaaactatatttttaaagtgGTCTTCAACAACAATAAGTACAAGGACAGGTTGATCATATTGCTTTTTCATTTCCAGAGATCATATTGGGTTTAGTTTCAGAGATCATGttgctttttattttagttttaacttCATAGTTTGTAATCATATATAGTAATGGTTTAGAATGTAGATTTAGtagttatttagaaatttatcgGTCAATACGGTAAGAAGCCTTCGTATGTGATGCAAAGTACATCATGTTATCTTTGTTAGTGGTATAGACCTAAACAATCTAGAAGCTTTTACATGTATTTAGATTTGGTATTCACAATTCCATCTATAAACTACAAAGTATTGAAGTGGAAAATCAGAATTCTAATCACTTGAAAAATATATGAAGGAACTTATCTCTCTAGTATTCTTCACTATGTGGaatcttatattttttacttgGAAATATCTATAAGTTTCCTTATTTAGACATATATGTGCCATGTGCCATGTGGAATCTTATATTAGCtttggctttttttttctctcgtgGATTAAGTTAACTTTTTTTACCGAGTTAGAGGTTTTCGAGTATGTAAGCCCATACATATTTTTGGACTAAGtttaaacaatttaatttaactaattccttaaaatagatttatttcaATCCAATCTGAACATGTGATCTCAAAGATCATTTGTAGGTGAACTAGGAATTTAAACTACTAGATTAATTGGTAGTACTTCTTGTGATTTTTCCCTTTTAGTATTAGAATAAAGATGTCTATTGTTATCATAATTTGATTGTTTGTTGGGTTTTCTTCATCAGCCAAGGTATATGCCACAAGTGAATAGATGATGAGTGTAGGGTAGGTTTTCGTCCTCTATGTGGATGAAGAACCGACTTGGATTGGCTTTCGTGAGCAAGATTGAACGTCAGGATCAACCTACATAACACGAAACAGCTCTGAAACCTACTGGAAGGAAGAAGAAGTGTTTTCCTCTGACTAGCTTTCGAACTGCAAGTGCACATAAGACGATTACAATACCTAGAGATTGGTAAGAACATACTCACATTTGGGCTATGCGTTATAATGAAAAGAACAAACGTGCATATAATTTGGGCTAAAATGCGTTATAATGAAAGAACATTACTCACGTTTTTTAAAAGCACTTTCCTTATTGATAAACCTATGTGTTATTTCACTCTTTTGCGCCAATAATACCAACacgcaaacaaacaaaaaggtcAATAAATCAAGAATTATATCAGCGTCGACTCTTAATGTTAATGTATTATGGTTGTGGATCTAAACTCCCAACTACACATACCACAGTGACATTTATTACACAACACACCACAAAGTCATTTAAGCTTttaaatacaaacaaaatcCCCAACAGAAAAAGAGCAGAAAAAAAAGTGTGAAAGACTAAAAATGAAGGGTTTCTACTTTCACCTCTTCCTAGTAACCATGACGGTCGTTGCCTCCATCTCCGCTGCTACACCGGCGGCTCCGGCGGGAGGAGGATCTTTGTTAGACGAATGTAGCAAAGATATTCAAACGGTGACTTTGTGTTTGGATTTCGCGACAGGGAAGGCACCAAATCCATCTAAGAAGTGTTGTGACGCTATCGAAGGAATAAAAGAGAAAGATCCAAAGTGTTTGTGTTTCTTGATTCAACAAGCCAAGTCAGGAGGACAAGCTTTTAAGGATCTTGGTATTCAAGAAGCCAAACTCATTCAACTTCCAACTTCTTGTCAGCTCCACAACGCTAGCATCTCCAACTGTCCAAGTACGTTTTCTCGTTTATTTGGCTCAAAGTTCTTTGTATCAACATATTAATCTCGATCTGCTTATGAGTTATGATATCTTCATGTGTCTTTATGCGAACCAAAGACATGCAAATTACTTAGATATTGAGATTGAGACTAGCTAAATAGAGAAATAGTGACCTGGTGTTAGGCAAAACCGGTCAAAACTATCTATATGATACACATTGTTTCGACCAAGACAAGTGGATTAgtgattttgtttatattaataatgaattcattttaagttttatataactGGAGGACATGCGTTGTCAAAAACCTGCTTTCATGAGTTTTATAGCTTTTAATGCTCCAAGTTAAATGAAACCAACCAACCAATAGCCAATTTAGCTATAAATACTTTAGGGACCCAATACTTTAACGCGGCAGGTATCAGGTTGCAACTAGATTTACAGAACATCGCATTTAATTTATAGCACATTTCTATAAGCTACTTTTACTATACAGccatttgatttttattttcaaaagagAGCCACTTTATATTCAACAGTCTTTGCAATTATGATAGAGATCGTTTTAGTTTCAGAAAACACTAAAATCAGAAATTTATAGTGATTGTAACTGtaactaaaaaattagattttactaTTGAATTTACGACCTAATAAAAATCCAATgttactaattttttaaaaacaatttaattcataaaataaaactcataaaataatagtataccTCCTCTTAAATGCTCTTTACGTTTTAATATTTcacattgtttttttaatatagataTTTGACTTTGAAATGATTGACTGATTATAGTCGAATTTTCAAGAATATACTTTCTGCAATAAAATAATCTGTTTGGTCTGTTGacatatatattgtttacatgttataagttttttttttttgagaaagatttttttttttgaaacatttgaGAAAGATTGTTTACATGTTAAAAGTTACAAACGTGCATTGAATGAACAGAACTCCTCGGGATTTTGCCAAGCTCACCAGAGGCAGCCGTATTCACAACAAGCAATGCCACCTCAACAACACCGTCTGCACCGGGAGGAACGTCTCCAGCAACTCCAGCGATGTCTAGCGAGAAAGCAGGATCAGCTTCCATAAAAGATGGCCACGCCGTAATGGCTCTAGCCGTCGCTTCGATGACCGTCTCCTTCCTCTCGACCTTGCCTTGGATGGGTTTGGCCTAGACGGTAGGCACGTGATATTAGGGGATgtaatctttctttctttattgtGTGGAGCTTTTGTCTCAAAATTTTAAGACTTATCTTGTCGAGTGTGTTTCTTGCTTCGGACCATTTGTTGTAATGAATGAACTTTCCCGCTTAATCTTTATCTCTTTCCACACATAACTAAAGTTTTATATTACAACCTAAGCTCCTTAACTATGTCGTCAATAGTACAAAATCAAGAGTATAAAAACCACAATTTTAATCCTCTTCAAATACAAATTccccaaaagaagaagagaggtcttttaagttaaaatttaaTTGAGTTTGTGTTGCAAGACCAAAGCTTCTGCAAAGCTCTTGGTCATTTCCCTTACATAGTCTTCATGGAGAGAACTTGTGTGATGTGCTGCTGGACCAGAGGCTCTGAGATTTTCAAGAACAGCACGTTGTTGTCTGGCTTTTCTGTCTTGTATAGCTCTCTGCCTCTCTTCATAGAAGCTAAAGTCGTCGAGGATCGAAGAACGCATCTCACAGCTATCGAATATATTCAACATCTCTCTGCCTTGTTCCAGCCCCACCTGCAGATAAGAAAACACAATCAAGAAATGGAGCATCAAGGAAAGAATCTACAAGACGAGAGTAGAGTCTAGTTTTCTTTCTTTACCTCTTGGGTGTCTCTACTGTTAGTGACAGGCTTATTGTCATTGTCTTCAATTATGATGTGACGAAAGAGACTGTTGGGAACATCTTTAACGATCAGCCATTTGACCGGGAAGTGTCCAGACCATCTATCCTGTTGCCAGTACTCCACACTTGTCTCGAAATCAACCGGTCCAACCATCTCTGCCACTCCACAAAACTGTGCACTTGCATTCacctgaaaaaaaatcaattattttttcaGTCCTTTCTGTTCATGAGTTCACTGAATCAGAGATACAAAGCTAAAAGCTTGAGATAGGCAATTAATTTACCGAGAACAAAAGAAAGACCGAGCACGCCACTTCTTTAGTCTTGGCTTCACGATAGGCAGCATCCAGCTTCTTGTTTCCGTTTTTAGTGCTTGCCCAAACGCAATACTTCATGCTCTTGTAGACGTTATCCTCGCTATACGACTTAATAACGAAGAACTTTGCGTCGTCCCTGAACTTGGAGAGCAGCAGCAGATCTTGTTGACAAAAACGACCAGCGTCACCATCAGTGATCATTTTGCTTTTACCGTTTGGTCTCAAGGCCCTAGGCCCTCTCTTTCTCTCGGTAAGCAGATCAGAGATAGCGGGGCGATGGTAGAAGTCGCTGCAGCTTCCACTTCTTGATTCATCAAGTGGTGACAGGTTATTATAATCAAGCTCGCAAGTCGGtctaggagaagaagaagaagaataagcaGAGAAAGAGGCTCTTCTGCATTGGTTGTAAACTTGCTCTCTGTAACTTAAGCTTGCAGCGGATTCTTCAAAATCAAATCGACGTGGTGAACCCTGCGTTAAGTGTATCAACAACAAGCTTTGTCCATTAATAATAAGAGGTTCGGACATAGAAAAGAGCCTAAAGGTGCAGTAGCATAGGTGTATCAAGAAGCTGAACTACTAGTAGAGGGAGTGATTAGAGAAACTAACCATATCAAAATCATTTGCAGATTGGTCCACATAGCTAGGATATTGATGATTCATACTTCTTCTGGTGGATGATGCCACTGGTCCAGTGAAGGGGTTGAGTTTAAGACCAAATTTATTACTATTTCTTAAGCCAAGATTTCCGGTAGAGCGCATTATGTAATCAATCTCTAAACTGTTTATCTCGTTCCACTGAGACATGAGAGACTCTGGAGAAACATGAGTAGGTTCTGGGAGTGGATACTGTTGGTTTGATGAGTGAAAAGGAGCGAAATAGCTTCTTGCATCATCAGCATAGAGGTCACCAACACTATAGTACTGTGGCAACGGTTGATATCTGGTGGAATTAGATGGCCTCTGAAAGTCAGATGGTACATCGTTACCATGGTAAAACATGTCGTCATATCTCATGCCCTGTAACGaatgaaaagagaaaaagataaataaatgaaCATTAGAAATCAAAAGAAGCTAGTTAGAGTATAATGGGACAACGTTAGATGATGTACACACAGGATAGACTTCTTCAAAGCTTAGAATATCAGCTGCGTTTTCATAGCCTGAGAgaaacgcaaaaaaaaaacatcaaaatctTAGTACGGTAACAGCTAAGAAGCACTGAAGTCTTGCTCGCATAAGTAGGTGGAATTCAGTGTAAGGGAGAATAAGCAGTTATGTGGTCTACTAATTAAGAAGATGACAAAAAACAATAATACTGTAGAGTTTCACAAGATTAATTGGTAAGCAACTAAACTAGagttaaaaaaatgttagagAACTGATAAAAGCAGCACCAGAGAGACCTAACCTCCGATGTGAAATGAGTCTGTGTTAGAACTTGCAGAAAAAGCAGTAGTAGTACCACACAAAGGGCGAAGAAAGCTGCTATTCGTGTCCTGCAAAATCTAGACACCAAGTAATCAAAATACTGGAGCTAGAGATAGCTTGTACATCAAATAAGAGGCCAGCAATAATgccattattttaaaaatcaaagtCACCTGATGTTGGAGAACACTCTTGTCTGAACCTAAAAGAACAGATAAAGACACAGCACAAAACACCCACTAAGtaaaaagataataatacagaaaaaattGGTGTAACATAAAaaagcaagcaagcaagcacATGCCCAAAGGGCAAAGCTTTACTTAGTTTACAACcacagtgttttttttttctttttttctcaaaaaaggaCAAACATTTCATCAACGAAATGGCAGAACCTCTAAGAACAGAGAAaacccatttcaagcaccacgAGAATAGCATATAAAGTTTGAACCTTTTTATCGAATGAATCATCCACGAgggggtttttttttgttaccagTGGGAGGAGAAgagttggtggtggtggtgcttCGGTTAGAAGCGGCCATGGATAAAACCCCCAGTACGGAAACTGCCAATCGGAGGAGGCTGcaaaaacaaaaggaagaaaCGATGATGTCTCCTCTATAAAGTGAGATAGATGTCTCCTCTATAAAGTGAGATAACCTCaagtgttgatttttttttttttttgacgacgATTCGAGTTTTGCAGAGTGTTTGGGTGCTTGGATAACaattcaatataaatttatttttagtcaGATAATTCACTGAATCACATTCTTTGATCTGATTGGGTGACAAAAAGTACTTGAGAAAGTTGTGTAACGGATACGAGTTTAATGTAGAGGAGAATTTGATGTGGTGTACCAAAATATATACACGGAGTATTAAACCACCGTGACAACAATATATACACATGAC from Raphanus sativus cultivar WK10039 chromosome 8, ASM80110v3, whole genome shotgun sequence includes:
- the LOC130498704 gene encoding non-specific lipid transfer protein GPI-anchored 1-like, giving the protein MKGFYFHLFLVTMTVVASISAATPAAPAGGGSLLDECSKDIQTVTLCLDFATGKAPNPSKKCCDAIEGIKEKDPKCLCFLIQQAKSGGQAFKDLGIQEAKLIQLPTSCQLHNASISNCPKLLGILPSSPEAAVFTTSNATSTTPSAPGGTSPATPAMSSEKAGSASIKDGHAVMALAVASMTVSFLSTLPWMGLA
- the LOC108822725 gene encoding uncharacterized protein LOC108822725 isoform X2: MAASNRSTTTTNSSPPTGSDKSVLQHQDTNSSFLRPLCGTTTAFSASSNTDSFHIGGYENAADILSFEEVYPVCTSSNGMRYDDMFYHGNDVPSDFQRPSNSTRYQPLPQYYSVGDLYADDARSYFAPFHSSNQQYPLPEPTHVSPESLMSQWNEINSLEIDYIMRSTGNLGLRNSNKFGLKLNPFTGPVASSTRRSMNHQYPSYVDQSANDFDMGSPRRFDFEESAASLSYREQVYNQCRRASFSAYSSSSSPRPTCELDYNNLSPLDESRSGSCSDFYHRPAISDLLTERKRGPRALRPNGKSKMITDGDAGRFCQQDLLLLSKFRDDAKFFVIKSYSEDNVYKSMKYCVWASTKNGNKKLDAAYREAKTKEVACSVFLLFSVNASAQFCGVAEMVGPVDFETSVEYWQQDRWSGHFPVKWLIVKDVPNSLFRHIIIEDNDNKPVTNSRDTQEVGLEQGREMLNIFDSCEMRSSILDDFSFYEERQRAIQDRKARQQRAVLENLRASGPAAHHTSSLHEDYVREMTKSFAEALVLQHKLN
- the LOC108822725 gene encoding uncharacterized protein LOC108822725 isoform X3 → MAASNRSTTTTNSSPPTGSDKSVLQHQILQDTNSSFLRPLCGTTTAFSASSNTDSFHIGGYENAADILSFEEVYPGMRYDDMFYHGNDVPSDFQRPSNSTRYQPLPQYYSVGDLYADDARSYFAPFHSSNQQYPLPEPTHVSPESLMSQWNEINSLEIDYIMRSTGNLGLRNSNKFGLKLNPFTGPVASSTRRSMNHQYPSYVDQSANDFDMGSPRRFDFEESAASLSYREQVYNQCRRASFSAYSSSSSPRPTCELDYNNLSPLDESRSGSCSDFYHRPAISDLLTERKRGPRALRPNGKSKMITDGDAGRFCQQDLLLLSKFRDDAKFFVIKSYSEDNVYKSMKYCVWASTKNGNKKLDAAYREAKTKEVACSVFLLFSVNASAQFCGVAEMVGPVDFETSVEYWQQDRWSGHFPVKWLIVKDVPNSLFRHIIIEDNDNKPVTNSRDTQEVGLEQGREMLNIFDSCEMRSSILDDFSFYEERQRAIQDRKARQQRAVLENLRASGPAAHHTSSLHEDYVREMTKSFAEALVLQHKLN
- the LOC108822725 gene encoding uncharacterized protein LOC108822725 isoform X1 — translated: MAASNRSTTTTNSSPPTGSDKSVLQHQILQDTNSSFLRPLCGTTTAFSASSNTDSFHIGGYENAADILSFEEVYPVCTSSNGMRYDDMFYHGNDVPSDFQRPSNSTRYQPLPQYYSVGDLYADDARSYFAPFHSSNQQYPLPEPTHVSPESLMSQWNEINSLEIDYIMRSTGNLGLRNSNKFGLKLNPFTGPVASSTRRSMNHQYPSYVDQSANDFDMGSPRRFDFEESAASLSYREQVYNQCRRASFSAYSSSSSPRPTCELDYNNLSPLDESRSGSCSDFYHRPAISDLLTERKRGPRALRPNGKSKMITDGDAGRFCQQDLLLLSKFRDDAKFFVIKSYSEDNVYKSMKYCVWASTKNGNKKLDAAYREAKTKEVACSVFLLFSVNASAQFCGVAEMVGPVDFETSVEYWQQDRWSGHFPVKWLIVKDVPNSLFRHIIIEDNDNKPVTNSRDTQEVGLEQGREMLNIFDSCEMRSSILDDFSFYEERQRAIQDRKARQQRAVLENLRASGPAAHHTSSLHEDYVREMTKSFAEALVLQHKLN
- the LOC108822725 gene encoding YTH domain-containing protein ECT4 isoform X4, which translates into the protein MRYDDMFYHGNDVPSDFQRPSNSTRYQPLPQYYSVGDLYADDARSYFAPFHSSNQQYPLPEPTHVSPESLMSQWNEINSLEIDYIMRSTGNLGLRNSNKFGLKLNPFTGPVASSTRRSMNHQYPSYVDQSANDFDMGSPRRFDFEESAASLSYREQVYNQCRRASFSAYSSSSSPRPTCELDYNNLSPLDESRSGSCSDFYHRPAISDLLTERKRGPRALRPNGKSKMITDGDAGRFCQQDLLLLSKFRDDAKFFVIKSYSEDNVYKSMKYCVWASTKNGNKKLDAAYREAKTKEVACSVFLLFSVNASAQFCGVAEMVGPVDFETSVEYWQQDRWSGHFPVKWLIVKDVPNSLFRHIIIEDNDNKPVTNSRDTQEVGLEQGREMLNIFDSCEMRSSILDDFSFYEERQRAIQDRKARQQRAVLENLRASGPAAHHTSSLHEDYVREMTKSFAEALVLQHKLN